From the Candidatus Alcyoniella australis genome, the window CTGATTATGGACGGCAATACCGGCGTTTTAATTGACAGCGGCTGCGGATCGAGCGCAACCGAGATCGCCGAGGCCGTGACCGAGTGCGGCCTGCATCCCAACGAGCTGGATACAATCATCCTCACCCACGGGCACATCGACCACATCGGCGGAGCCAACGCGCTGAGCAGCATCAGCGGCGCGCAGCTTGTGGCTCACGAGCTCGACGCACCGGCAATGGAGACAGCGGACTTAAGGCGTACTGCCGCCTCAATGTACGGCCTGCTGCTCGAGCCGATCTGCCTTGATCAGATATTGCGCGGTGCCGGTGGCACCATCGAGGTCGGTCCGATCTCCATCGAATGGGCCCACACGCCGGGCCATACTCCCGGTTCGATTGTGCTCTATTTACAAGAGGATCAAGGATTGGTCATCTTTGGCCAGGACATCCACGGTCCGTTCTCGCCCGCCTTTGACTCCGACCTGAGCCTCTGGCGCGACTCAATGCAGCAGATCATGCAACGCCGTCCCGAGATCCTATGCGAAGGCCATGCCGGGGTGATTCGCGGCGCGGACCGCGTGCAGCGCTTCATCCGCCAGCATTTGGCATTACATTAACCTGGATTACTGATGAACAGACTGAAAATTGTGGCCCTCTGCGGCTCGCCGATCAAGAACGGCAATACCTGCCACTTTATCCAACGCGCGCTGGAACCGCTGCCAAGCTCTGAAGTTGATTGCGAGATTATCGAGCTTGCCAAATTGCGCATCGACGACTGCAACCACTGCAACTGGTGCCTGAAGAACAAAGACGAGGGCCGGATCTGCAAGATCGACGACCAGGCCGAGCCGATCCTGCACACGATCAAATCCGCGGACGTGCTGGTCGTGGCCTCGCCCGCGTACTACGGCCGCATGTCCGGACGCCTAGCCTGCCTGCTGGACCGCACGCGGCCGTTTATCTTCAGCCCTGCGCACCGCGGCTGCATGGCCGACAAACCCGGCGTGGCCCTGGCCG encodes:
- a CDS encoding MBL fold metallo-hydrolase; this translates as MVEKVTERIFVVGGPDLTDPADALVYLIMDGNTGVLIDSGCGSSATEIAEAVTECGLHPNELDTIILTHGHIDHIGGANALSSISGAQLVAHELDAPAMETADLRRTAASMYGLLLEPICLDQILRGAGGTIEVGPISIEWAHTPGHTPGSIVLYLQEDQGLVIFGQDIHGPFSPAFDSDLSLWRDSMQQIMQRRPEILCEGHAGVIRGADRVQRFIRQHLALH
- a CDS encoding flavodoxin family protein; amino-acid sequence: MNRLKIVALCGSPIKNGNTCHFIQRALEPLPSSEVDCEIIELAKLRIDDCNHCNWCLKNKDEGRICKIDDQAEPILHTIKSADVLVVASPAYYGRMSGRLACLLDRTRPFIFSPAHRGCMADKPGVALAVGWGRNAGLETTLQSIVWSFLVLEMLPVSHHNSGALLGAAGISNPLLVNAAPDDKHAVDSDVVGILAAQGVVKRAIDLAGRING